The segment CCACGACGCCGGCGGAGATGCGGCCCTCGACCATCGACGTGCCGAGCGTGCCGGCGTTGAAGTTGACGAAGCCCTCGTGCATCACGGTGGTACCGGGGGCCAGGTGGGCGCCGAGGCGGACGCGATCGGCATCGCCGATGCGCACGCCGGACGGCGACACGTAGTCGACCATGCGCGGGAACTTGTCGATCGAGGTCACGGTCACGTGGCCGCGGGCCCGCAGACGCAGGCGAGTCTGCTCGAAGCCGTCGACGGCGCACGGGCCGAAGTTGGTCCACACCACGTTGGCCAGCAGGCCGAACTGGCCGTCGAGGCTGGCACCGTGCGGCTGGACGAGACGGTGGGAGAGCAGGTGAAGTCGCAGGTAGACGTCGTGCGCGTCGACGGGTGCGACGGACAGGTCGGCGATCACGGTCTTGACGGCGATGGTGCGGACCCGGCGTGCTTCGTCGGCGCCGACCAGGGGGCGCAGGTCGGCGGGGACGTCGTCGCCGGTCAATTCCGTCGATCCGGTGGCGCCCGGTGCGTCGGCGAGCTCGGGGTCGGGGAACCACGTGTCGAGGACGACGGCCTGACCGTCGTCCTGCCAGACGGTCGCGATTCCGATGGCAACAGCACCTTGAGTAGTCACTGGACGATTTTAAACGCGTAGCGAACATCCGCCTACGATGAATTCTTGTGACTCTCCCCGCGTTGAACCTGTCCGCCGATCCGATCGACCTGACGGCCGCCCTCGTCGACATCGCGAGCGTCAGTCGTGACGAGACCCTGATCGCCGACGCCGTCGAGGCGGCGATCCGCGACCAGCTGAACGGCTTCGAGGTGCTGCGGCAGGGGAACTGCGTCCTCGCCCGCACCGACCGGGGGCTGCCGACCCGGGTGATCCTGGCGGGGCACCTCGACACGGTTCCGATCGTCGACAACGTGCCCTCGCGGCGCACCGTGACCGACGACGAGGGCGACGTCCTGCACGGCTGCGGCACCGTCGACATGAAGTCCGGTGACGCCGTCTTCCTGCACCTGGCGGCGACTCTCGACGAGCCCGCGCACGACCTGACCCTGATCTTCTACGACTGTGAGGAGATCGCCGCCGAGTTCAACGGCCTCAACGCGATCGAGCGGGAGCTGCCCGACTGGTTGCGGGGCGACGTCGCGATCCTCGGCGAGCCGACCGCCGGTCAGATCGAAGCCGGTTGCCAAGGGACGCTTCGTGTTCGGTTCACCGCCACCGGCACGCGCGCGCACTCGGCGCGGGCGTGGATGGGTGACAACGCGATCCACAAGATGGGCCGCATGCTGACCACGCTCGGCGACTACGAGCCGCGGCGCGTCGACATCGACGGCTGCGAGTACCGCGAGGGGCTGTCGGCGGTGGCGATCCACGGTGGCGTCGCCGGCAACGTGATCCCCGACGAGGTGTACGTCGACGTCAACTTCCGATTCGCGCCCGACCGCAGCCCGGAGCAGGCCTACGACCACGTGCGGGAGGTCTTCGCCGCCGACCTCGCCGACGGCACCCTGACCGCCGCCGTCACCGACTCCGCCGCCGGGGCCCTCCCCGGCCTGGCGAACCCGGCGGCCGCGAAGCTCGTCGAGGCGGCCGACGGGAAGTTCCGCGCCAAGTACGGGTGGACCGATGTGTCGCGGTTCGCCGCACTCGGCATCCCCGCGGTGAACCTCGGTCCCGGCGACCCGAGCCTCGCGCACCGCGTCGACGAGCGGGTTCCGGTGGAGCAGATCACCGAGGTCACTCGGATCCTCCGATCGTACCTCTCGACTCCCTAACCGACGCCCTCACCGAAGAGCAGCGCCGCCCCCAGATCGACGACCCCCGCGTACACCGCCGCCGGATCGTCGGTGATCGGGCCGAGCTGCTCGAAGAGTTCGCTGGAGATGCTGCCGAGCAACAGGTTCCACACGGCGATCGTGCGCGCGAGCACCGCCGGTGAGGTGTCGGCCGGAACCGCCGGGTCGGACGCGAGGAGTCTGAGGGCGTCGGCCGCAGCCGTCTGAACACGGGGATCGGTGCCGTCCGGCGCCGGGGCAGATGCCGCGGCGGCGATGTCGGCCAGCGCCCGCAGCGGGCGTTCGCCCGCGCGACCGGTCTGCTCGGCGGGCGCCCGGTACCCGGGGACCGGCGAACCGTAGATCAGTGCGTACTCGCTCGGATTCGCGACCGCCCAGAGTCTCAGCGCGTCGGCGAAGGCGACGAAGCGTGTTCGCGGTGTGTGCCGGGAGGCGACCGCGGCGTCTAGCGCGTCGGCGAGGTCGTCGTAGGCGTCGACGATCAGGACGGTCAGCAGATCGTCGCGGCTGCGCACGTACCGGTAGAGGGCCGACGGCGCGATCTCCATGTCTCGCGCGATCGCGCGCAACGACAGCGCGGCCGCCCCGTGCTCGGCCAGGTGGCGGCGGCCGATGGCCCGCAGTCGCTGTTCGACGACCGCCCGGTTGCGGGCCCGCGGTCCGGCGTTCTCCGTCTCACTCATGTCGTGGCCATCCTCGCATGCGGCTCCGACGAAATCCAGAATTCAAGAACACTGTTCTTGATTATCGGCGGCGACGCGACTATCTTCAAAAAGAGAGAGCAGTGTTCTCGAATGTGAGGAGAGTGGTATGACCTCGATCTACGTCTGGACGCTGGCGACCGTCGTGTTCCTGTTGGAGCTCGCCATGGTCGGGGTGCTCGCGACGGCCGCCTGGCTGCTCGCCGACCGCGGCTGGACGGGATGGCTCGCCGCGATCGGGACCGCGACGGTCGTCGTCGCTCTGTGGGCGCTCTTCGCGTCGCCGATGCCGGTGGTCGACGTGGCGGTCCTGAAGCTTGTCGTCAAGGTGGTGCTCTTCGTCGCGGCGTCACTTGCGATCTGGTCGGTGATGCATCGCGCCGATCTCGCGGTGTGGTTCGCCGCGGTCGCGGTCGTCGTCAACCTCGCGGCCATCGTGCCGCCCTACAGCAACTATGGAGGATTCGATGTCCCAGCTTGAGAAGCGCGGCGGCAGGCTGCTCGCCGTCTCGAACCGAGCCGTCGGCGGACTCGTCCGCGTCGGGGTGGCACCCCACGACTGCCACGAACTGCTCGTCCCCGGGCGCGTCTCGGGCGACGTCACCGCCCGGCCGGTCAACGTCCTTGACGTCGACGGGCGGCGCTACCTCGTCTCGCCACGCGGCTCCAGCCAGTGGGTGCGCAACGTGCGCGCCGGGGGAGAAGTGCGCCTGCGGCGGCGCCGGAGCACGGCGTCCGTGATCCTCGTGGAACTCGACGACGAGGCGAAGCCGGACCTTCTGCGCGAGTATCTGCGGCGATGGGGATGGCAGGTGTCGGCGTTCGTCGACGGTCTGACCGCCGATTCCCCGCTCGCCGATTTGCAGGCCGCGGCACCGCGATTCCCGGTCTTCGAGATCCGCGACGCGTGAGCGCATGAGCGGCGGTCTTGCCGGGCGTCGCCCCGTGCGGGTTGCTAGTGTCGCCGCATGACTGAAGGACCGTCGCCCGACCCCACCCGACCTGCAGAGCGTCCGGCCTCCTGGCGCTCGGGGGTGCCGGGGCCCGACGACGCCTCGGTGCGCAACCTCGGCGCGGTCCAGGTCCGCGTGGAGGAGGGGGCCGAAGTCATCCCCTCCGACCGCAGGCTCCTGGAATGGAT is part of the Gordonia phthalatica genome and harbors:
- a CDS encoding DUF2568 domain-containing protein is translated as MTSIYVWTLATVVFLLELAMVGVLATAAWLLADRGWTGWLAAIGTATVVVALWALFASPMPVVDVAVLKLVVKVVLFVAASLAIWSVMHRADLAVWFAAVAVVVNLAAIVPPYSNYGGFDVPA
- a CDS encoding TetR/AcrR family transcriptional regulator, which codes for MSETENAGPRARNRAVVEQRLRAIGRRHLAEHGAAALSLRAIARDMEIAPSALYRYVRSRDDLLTVLIVDAYDDLADALDAAVASRHTPRTRFVAFADALRLWAVANPSEYALIYGSPVPGYRAPAEQTGRAGERPLRALADIAAAASAPAPDGTDPRVQTAAADALRLLASDPAVPADTSPAVLARTIAVWNLLLGSISSELFEQLGPITDDPAAVYAGVVDLGAALLFGEGVG
- the dapE gene encoding succinyl-diaminopimelate desuccinylase, translated to MTLPALNLSADPIDLTAALVDIASVSRDETLIADAVEAAIRDQLNGFEVLRQGNCVLARTDRGLPTRVILAGHLDTVPIVDNVPSRRTVTDDEGDVLHGCGTVDMKSGDAVFLHLAATLDEPAHDLTLIFYDCEEIAAEFNGLNAIERELPDWLRGDVAILGEPTAGQIEAGCQGTLRVRFTATGTRAHSARAWMGDNAIHKMGRMLTTLGDYEPRRVDIDGCEYREGLSAVAIHGGVAGNVIPDEVYVDVNFRFAPDRSPEQAYDHVREVFAADLADGTLTAAVTDSAAGALPGLANPAAAKLVEAADGKFRAKYGWTDVSRFAALGIPAVNLGPGDPSLAHRVDERVPVEQITEVTRILRSYLSTP
- a CDS encoding nitroreductase/quinone reductase family protein, with the translated sequence MSQLEKRGGRLLAVSNRAVGGLVRVGVAPHDCHELLVPGRVSGDVTARPVNVLDVDGRRYLVSPRGSSQWVRNVRAGGEVRLRRRRSTASVILVELDDEAKPDLLREYLRRWGWQVSAFVDGLTADSPLADLQAAAPRFPVFEIRDA
- the dapD gene encoding 2,3,4,5-tetrahydropyridine-2,6-dicarboxylate N-succinyltransferase, with the protein product MTTQGAVAIGIATVWQDDGQAVVLDTWFPDPELADAPGATGSTELTGDDVPADLRPLVGADEARRVRTIAVKTVIADLSVAPVDAHDVYLRLHLLSHRLVQPHGASLDGQFGLLANVVWTNFGPCAVDGFEQTRLRLRARGHVTVTSIDKFPRMVDYVSPSGVRIGDADRVRLGAHLAPGTTVMHEGFVNFNAGTLGTSMVEGRISAGVVVGDGSDIGGGASTMGTLSGGGKEIITIGQRCLLGANAGCGIPLGDDCVVEAGLYVTAGTKVVRPDGSTVKARDLAGQSNLLFRRNSVTGAVEVSAKEGDGIELNDSLHANN